One window of the Actinomycetota bacterium genome contains the following:
- a CDS encoding SDR family oxidoreductase, which yields MDFAGRVAVITGAGGGLGRSHAVLLASRGAKVVVNDLGVDRHGEAGTAKMADAVVAEIVDAGGEAVANHDGVHTWEGGEAIIRAARDAFGRVDIVVNNAGILRDVSFKNLTADQLDTVLKVHLYGAFHVTKAAWPYLRDNSYGRVINTTSGSGLYGNFGQSNYAAAKMGVVGLTRALAQEGASYNITCNAIAPIAASRLTEDVLTPQLLERLDPAFISPLVAHLAWEGCTETGRIYYAGGGYYARVAVVEGTGHVFDHVPQVEELAEHWSQIASIQGAREYANLGESTFGVAQALRIDSTPGATSSRRGAGEGHI from the coding sequence ATCGACTTCGCGGGGCGGGTGGCGGTCATCACCGGGGCGGGCGGAGGGCTGGGTCGAAGCCACGCGGTGCTCCTGGCCAGCCGCGGCGCCAAGGTCGTCGTCAACGACCTGGGCGTCGACCGTCACGGCGAGGCCGGCACCGCCAAGATGGCCGACGCGGTCGTGGCGGAGATCGTCGACGCCGGGGGGGAGGCGGTCGCCAACCACGACGGCGTGCACACCTGGGAGGGCGGGGAGGCGATCATCCGGGCGGCGCGTGACGCGTTCGGGCGAGTGGACATCGTCGTGAACAACGCCGGGATCCTCCGGGACGTGTCGTTCAAGAACCTCACTGCTGACCAGCTCGACACGGTCTTGAAGGTGCACCTGTACGGCGCGTTCCACGTGACCAAGGCGGCGTGGCCGTACCTGCGCGACAACAGCTACGGGCGGGTGATCAACACGACGTCGGGATCGGGGCTGTACGGCAACTTCGGTCAGTCCAACTACGCCGCCGCCAAGATGGGCGTGGTCGGCCTGACCCGGGCGCTCGCACAGGAAGGAGCCAGCTACAACATCACCTGCAACGCGATCGCGCCGATCGCCGCGTCACGCCTGACCGAGGATGTCCTCACACCGCAGCTGCTCGAGCGACTCGATCCTGCGTTCATCTCACCTCTGGTGGCGCACCTGGCCTGGGAAGGCTGTACCGAGACGGGGCGGATCTACTACGCCGGGGGCGGCTACTACGCACGCGTGGCGGTCGTCGAGGGCACAGGCCACGTCTTCGACCACGTCCCTCAGGTGGAGGAGCTCGCTGAGCACTGGTCACAGATCGCGTCGATCCAGGGCGCCCGCGAGTACGCCAACCTCGGCGAGTCCACCTTCGGGGTGGCGCAGGCGTTGAGGATCGACTCGACGCCCGGCGCGACCAGCAGTCGCCGCGGCGCCGGGGAGGGTCACATCTGA